The Selenomonadales bacterium genomic sequence CGGCAGGGCTTATGATGCGCACTTTATTCTCGAAGCCGAAGAGCCATGAGAAGAACCATGTGCTGACGGCGACTGTGACAGCTACGCGGAAGGAGCTTTCACCGCAGGGGATGAGCATGACGTCTTCGCCGAATCGGTCTAAGATGACGCCGATCATGTCGTTGTCACATTCGAGCGTGATACGTCGTTCGTCGCCGCCGAACATACCGAATACACGGTTGCTGTATGCTTCGAGCTGGAAGTCGGAGAAGTGCTCCTGCCCTTGTCGCGCCTCGTCTGTGACGGCAACATCGACCATCTTGTCGACGCGGTAATGCTTGACCATCTCCTCTTTACTGTCATAGGCAACGAGATAATACTGCTCATCACTGTACGCCAGTGCCCACGGACTGATGTGGTACGGTGCACCACCATGGCGGAGCAGTTTCTTTTTTTCTACCGTCCAGTCAAAATAGCCGAACCGTATCTTGCGATCGGCAAGGATCGCCTCATGGATGGCGTCGATGGCCTCATATACGTCCTCGTTGACCGTCTTGGTACGACCTTGTATCACGACATGGCGATTCAGCTTCTTCGCCTCGTGGATACCGGTGAGCCGCTCTATCTTCTTGATAAGCTGACGGCTCTGCTCGACCGTAAGTGCTTTGGCGACCTGCACCGCATCGACGAGGAGCTTCAGCTCTGCCGTTTCGAACGGCCGCGAATCCAGATAATATGTGAACTTTTTCCCGCGCGACAGCTTGATATCCATGCCTGATGCGCGCAGACACTCGATATCGTCGTAGACGCTCTTGCGCTCCGCTTCGATGCCCAGCTCTTTCAGCCGTGTCAACAAGTCAGACATCGACAGACCATGCTCACGGTCGGTTTCGCTTTCAAGCATAGTCTTGATATATAGCATCTTTTGTTTTTGATTCTGGTTTTTCGGCATACTATCGCCTCCTGCCTATATATTCCCTTCGACTGCGCCCTACTCCTGCCGCAGCCCTCTATTTTGGGCAATAAAAAAAGAGGCGAACACTCGCCTCTTCTCATTATCATTATTTGGGCGCAAGCCCCTTCAAGGTTTCGTAAGGAACACCTTTTTTCAAGCAGAAAAACGCAACCAAGACGGTGCTTACCAGAATATTGAGCATCGCGAGCGAGCGCGGAGCCGTCGTCCAGAACTCGAACAGCACACTCGGCACGAACAACAAGGCAAGAAGCACGAGCGTCACACCCCGCTTAAGGTCAATATCATTGGCACGTCTGACCACAAGCGATGATTGCGGAATATAAAACAAACATAAAAGCGGATACAAATATACCATAAACGTCATATTCGCAGTTTCTAAAAACAACATCACAAGCCATAAAATATGCGAGATCACCGCCAATGTCAGATACCGCACCGCGAACATCTTCCGTCCCATACGTCCCTGAAAAAAGAGAAACATCTGCTTCCACGTCATCATTTCGACATGTCACCCGTCCTTTTGCTACGATTCTATTCTTTCATTATACGAGCAAACAGTATCTTCTGACAAGACTTTTTTCATCTTCTGCTCAACAGCCTTTTTCCTTGAAAAATTACAAATTTTTTACAAAATAATTGTTGACATATCTTCCAATTATTGCTAAAATATACTTGAGCAGATGAGCTGACGTAAGTTAGTAAAGCTGCCTTAGACTTCCGTTTCGGTGACAAGTCTTTAAACAAAAGGCAATTTGTCAGTTGTTTAAAGGCTCTCCCTTCACTTGGTTTGTTTTCCATCGAATGCAGATCAAGCCCTGTCACCGAATACAAGTGATGTCTTTTCCTTCGGTCCGGTATCCGCCTATGCTTGTACCGAAAAAAGGCATCACTTGCCTATTTCTATGAAAAGCCTCTACTGTACGGTAGAGGCTTTTTTCTGTTCGGAGATAACGACTGTGTCTACTCCTCCGACTTTGGCAGGAAATGTACTTGCAGGAGAGAATAGTATAAGGATAGTCTATTTTTCTTAAAGGAGTGACTGATATGATACGCACAGTCTTATCATTATATATCGTACTTATGCTGTTCGGTACAGGCTTTGCCTCTGCCGCGCCGATGTCACAGATGAGTGCCGCAGAGATGGATCAAAGCACGCAAAGCACTGTGCAGGCTTCACAAGACAAGTCGCCTGTCCAAGCTGCGGAGCCGACCTGCGCACCGGCAGTCGTCCATGACGATTTTACCCATGCCGACTGGGCATACGTCACGCGCGACGAGAACAGCACGACGTACCTGCGTATGGATACCATCAAGCATACCCCGGCAGGTGCTGCGACCATCTCTTGCGGTGATATCAAAAAGACCTACACGAAGCACGGTCTTACGAACATTTACCACACGCTCAAAGAGGCAGGCAGCAGCGATGACGGATCGCTCGCTCTTCTCCGCGAGATCGACCACGCTATCATGCACATATCGTACCGACAAGACGGCACTGCGATCGCCTACCGCCTCCATCAGACGACCTTTTACAACAAGAGCGGCAACCCTCTCATCACCTTCGATTTTGACGATATCGCCCTTCAGACGGGCGCACACCTCACATGGGAACCCGTAACAAGTCGCATGGAGGAAGAAATTGCGATTTTCTGTCGATTGGCGAACGGATAAGTCTTGTTTTCCTACTGTTTTAATGGTATTATAATAATAGTAGGAGTTGATAAACATGAAAATCTCGACCAAAGGACGCTATGCTCTTCGTCTGATGCTCGATCTGGCGATCCATCAGGCAGACGGCCCCGTTTCGCTCAAGACCATCTCCATACGTCAAGGTGTTACTGTCAAATATCTTGAACAGATCGTACCTTGCCTCTCTCGCGCAGGCTACCTCAAAAGTTTCCGCGGTGTCGGCGGTGGATATCAGCTCGCCAAGGCTCCCGAGGAATATCGCATCGGTGATATCTTGCGCGCGGCAGAAACATCACTTGCACCGACAGCCTGCATCACAGGTTCACAATCGTGCGACCGCTGTGACGAATGTCTGACCAGACCGTTCTGGATCGGGCTCGATCAGGCGATCGCGCATTATGTCGACAGCGTAACGCTCGCCGATCTTCTCCGTGAAAACAACTTATAAAGACAAAAACACCTTTCATCGGAAAGGTGTTTTTTCTGTCTTACGGAGATATTTAAAATTCAATTTGTTCACATTACGAACAGGAACAATGTTTCGCACGGTCGCGAAGCTCACTGCGTTTCGCATCGTTGAAGTTATTCTGATTGCTGAGATAGCCCGTGATGCGGCGCACGCGCGTAATGTTGGATACCGGCGACGAATGAACGACGATCTCATCGCCTGCCAATTCCAGATTGAGTTCACCAAGACGTTTGCCTCTCGATTCATAAGCTGCCGCTTCTTTTGCCAAGATCATGTCGATCTCCGCCTGCGTGATACCTTCTGCTGCCATTACTTTTACTTGTGCCATTTTTGCGATCCCCCTATACGCGAGCTGCTTTAAGCTTCGCTCTTATTTTTTATACTCGGTTAAAATAATACTGCGATAGTATATTTTACTGTCTGTTTTTATAATACATCATCTTGTGGGAAAAAGCAAGTTCTTTTTTCATTTCACACAACATATAGAAAACGCCGTTTTTCGCGCTCCAAGGTGATAACGCTCGCTCGGACGATGTTTTTCGCACTGCTACGCCTTTTTTATAAAAAAAAGAGCCGCCGAAAAGGGCAGCTCATGCGGACAATATCAGGCACTTGCCAAGCGTTCGCCGAGGGCTTCGCAGAGCGCGATGCCGTCGTCGTCGGGCGTTTCGTTGATCGTCAAGCCTTCTTCCAAGAGGGTGGCACCGCTTGCCGTAACGCGCGCTTCCCAGTCGCGCATCCACGAGCAGTCGCCCCAGCCATACGAACCGAAGAGTGCGACTTTTTTACCGCCGAGCACCATCTCCGCTTCGGCGAAGAACGGTTCAAATACGCTTTCTTCGAGCTGTTCCGCACCCATCGACGGGCAACCGAATGCGATCTTGTCGTACGCCGCTGCGTCAAAGTCACCCAAGCAATCTACATCGACGAGGGTTTCTGCTTTCGCACCGCGCGCGATCGCCTCCGCCATAGCTTTTGTATTTCCTGTACCACTCCAATATACTACTGCAATCATTTGTGATTCCTCCTGTAATGTTCTTTTTATGATATATGAAATCAGCTGTTAGCTGACCATCTCACGGATCGTTTTGCCGACGGCACGCTGACGTGCATCGCGGTAGAGGGCAAAGAGGCGTTCTGCCTTCTCTTTTTCGCTGTATACCTTCCATTCACCGCAGAGGAGAAAGTCCTCACGCGAGGAGAGGAAGCCCTCTACATCGGAGAGCGGATAGCCGAGGAAGATGCCGATCTCATGCGGAAACTCGCCCGATGATACGATGCGTTTGGCAAGCATATCGAGTGCTGCTTTGAGCTCCATATCGCGCTCGTAGCCGTGACGCACGAGAAAGTCCTGCACATCAGGCGGCGCAAGACACTCGGCAAGCATCGTCGGACGATAGATGAAAAGCATGGCTCTCCCTGCCGAGCTGAATATGCGGATCTCGATCCCGCGCTCACCAAGCTCTTGCCGATATTCATTGAGCGTCTTCCACATGTCGCGGCACTCTGCACACGAAAACATCACCAGATTCGACGGCTTCACCCCTGTGAGGACAGGCGCGCAATGATATGTGATCTTTTGTTCCCATTTTTTCATCATCTATCCCTCCTTCGATACCGACTTGCTCTTATCTCTTCATCTCTGTTTGAGAAGCCTTCTTTTCCTATCCTATTCTGCATAAATAACAGATGCGCATATATGTCATACTCATCTTCTAGGGATAGTATAACATATATGATATTGAGAATCAATATCATATATGTAGATTTTGAGAATATTTTTCATTTGTTTTCCAAGCATGGTACGACCGCTTGCAGACAGAAAAAGAGCCACGCAGTCCCGTTCTGCATGGCTCTTTTCTTGTTCCTATTATGTTCATGCGCTCTACCGTAAGAGCAATTGTTTTAGAAGGAGTATTCTACGCCCATGATGAAGTTTCTGCCGGGTGCGGTGTACCACTGACCTGCGGAGCCGTAGCCGGGGAGGACGTTCGATTGTTCGGCATAGAATTTGTCGAAGATGTTGTTGACTTTGGCGAATACTTTTGTATTGTCGTCAGCTTGGTAGTTGAAGCCGATATCCCATACCCAGAAGGTCTCTTCGGGGAAGAATTTTCCGCCCGCTGTCTGCGCGGGGCCTGTGCGTTCGAAGTTGGCACGGCCTTGTACGCCGACGTTCCATTTGTTTTCGCTGTAGTCAACGCCGATGTTGACTGTGTTTTTCGGCAGGTATCCGTCTGCGTTCGGACCGCGTTGTTCGGTCGGGTCGATGGTGGTATGCGTGTAGCCGACGTACGCGCTGACGGCATCATTGAATCGTTTTTTGAGCGATACGTCCCAGCCGTGGGCTTTTTCGTCACCGACGTTGCCGTAGCGGTTGGTGCTGTAGAGGAAGCCGATGCGGTCTTCGGAGTTGCGCCAGAAGAGGTGTGCCGACATACTCATCGTGTCATCGAATTGGTGATTGATACCGATCTCTTTCGTGTCGCCTGTTTCAGCATTGATGCTTCTGTTGCCGTAGTAAGCGTCATAGAGGTGCATCGGGCTCGGCGCGATGAAGTATTCGTTATAGCCGACATAGGCGTTCGTCTTGTCGCTGAACTGATAGCCGAGGTTGATGCTCGGTGTGGTATGGTCGCCGAAGCCGGAGTTGTTGTCATAGCGTATGCCTGTGGTGAGCTTGAGCGCGTCGGTGAGGTTCCATTCGTTCTGAAGGAAGAGTGCGCGGTTGTGCATTTCGACGTCGCCTGCCGTTTCGATGGTGTCACGTGTGTATTCGAAACCTGTGGTGAGGCGGTGTTTGTCGGACAGGTTAAGCGTAAGCTGGTCGGTGATGCGGAGCGTTTTGATCTTGGTGAGGTAGTGATCGAGGACGATGTTTCCTGTGTACCAGTCAACGTATTCGTTTTCTACATCGGTGTCGTACATGTTGTTGCTGAAGGCGAAGAAGTTCGATGTTTTGTCATCGAAGTCGGATTGAAGGGTGATCTTCCAGTTGTAGTTGTCGATCTTGCCGTCATGCATGTACGTTTCCCAGAGAGCGCGCGACTTGGTGTCGGCTTGGTATTGGTCGTAAGTGAAGCCAAGCTCATGCTTGTCGGAGAGCTCTTGGGCGAGCTTGATGGAGATGCTGTTGGCATCGAGTTTGTTCGGTACGGTCGTGCCGTTGCCGTCTTTGAAGTCGCCGCTTTTATCTTTCTGTGCGCTGATGCGGTAGGAGAATCCGTTTTCGTAGCCTTCGGTGGCGAAGGAGTATTGGCGTTTGTCATAGCTACCTGCACTGACGCCGAAGGTGGTGCTGTTCGTGTCGATCTTTTTGGTGATGATGTTGATAACGCCGCCCTTGGCATCGGAACCGTAGAGGACGGAGGCAGAGCCTTTGAGGACTTCGATGCGTTCGA encodes the following:
- a CDS encoding WYL domain-containing protein, whose translation is MPKNQNQKQKMLYIKTMLESETDREHGLSMSDLLTRLKELGIEAERKSVYDDIECLRASGMDIKLSRGKKFTYYLDSRPFETAELKLLVDAVQVAKALTVEQSRQLIKKIERLTGIHEAKKLNRHVVIQGRTKTVNEDVYEAIDAIHEAILADRKIRFGYFDWTVEKKKLLRHGGAPYHISPWALAYSDEQYYLVAYDSKEEMVKHYRVDKMVDVAVTDEARQGQEHFSDFQLEAYSNRVFGMFGGDERRITLECDNDMIGVILDRFGEDVMLIPCGESSFRVAVTVAVSTWFFSWLFGFENKVRIISPA
- a CDS encoding DUF805 domain-containing protein yields the protein MMTWKQMFLFFQGRMGRKMFAVRYLTLAVISHILWLVMLFLETANMTFMVYLYPLLCLFYIPQSSLVVRRANDIDLKRGVTLVLLALLFVPSVLFEFWTTAPRSLAMLNILVSTVLVAFFCLKKGVPYETLKGLAPK
- a CDS encoding Rrf2 family transcriptional regulator, which gives rise to MKISTKGRYALRLMLDLAIHQADGPVSLKTISIRQGVTVKYLEQIVPCLSRAGYLKSFRGVGGGYQLAKAPEEYRIGDILRAAETSLAPTACITGSQSCDRCDECLTRPFWIGLDQAIAHYVDSVTLADLLRENNL
- a CDS encoding flavodoxin; translated protein: MIAVVYWSGTGNTKAMAEAIARGAKAETLVDVDCLGDFDAAAYDKIAFGCPSMGAEQLEESVFEPFFAEAEMVLGGKKVALFGSYGWGDCSWMRDWEARVTASGATLLEEGLTINETPDDDGIALCEALGERLASA
- a CDS encoding DUF3793 family protein, which codes for MMKKWEQKITYHCAPVLTGVKPSNLVMFSCAECRDMWKTLNEYRQELGERGIEIRIFSSAGRAMLFIYRPTMLAECLAPPDVQDFLVRHGYERDMELKAALDMLAKRIVSSGEFPHEIGIFLGYPLSDVEGFLSSREDFLLCGEWKVYSEKEKAERLFALYRDARQRAVGKTIREMVS
- a CDS encoding TonB-dependent receptor, producing MNKKIALSALIACALALGFSQTDTYANAPAEDDMLLDSIVITATRTPVEAAKANANITVITAEDIEKNHYQDLSEALRSVPGVYIANSAPAGYETSNSMKINGADEIVILIDGVKVNSAGQRFSAGMLRDMKNIERIEVLKGSASVLYGSDAKGGVINIITKKIDTNSTTFGVSAGSYDKRQYSFATEGYENGFSYRISAQKDKSGDFKDGNGTTVPNKLDANSISIKLAQELSDKHELGFTYDQYQADTKSRALWETYMHDGKIDNYNWKITLQSDFDDKTSNFFAFSNNMYDTDVENEYVDWYTGNIVLDHYLTKIKTLRITDQLTLNLSDKHRLTTGFEYTRDTIETAGDVEMHNRALFLQNEWNLTDALKLTTGIRYDNNSGFGDHTTPSINLGYQFSDKTNAYVGYNEYFIAPSPMHLYDAYYGNRSINAETGDTKEIGINHQFDDTMSMSAHLFWRNSEDRIGFLYSTNRYGNVGDEKAHGWDVSLKKRFNDAVSAYVGYTHTTIDPTEQRGPNADGYLPKNTVNIGVDYSENKWNVGVQGRANFERTGPAQTAGGKFFPEETFWVWDIGFNYQADDNTKVFAKVNNIFDKFYAEQSNVLPGYGSAGQWYTAPGRNFIMGVEYSF